The following proteins are co-located in the Alcaligenes faecalis genome:
- the soxZ gene encoding thiosulfate oxidation carrier complex protein SoxZ → MSKPRIWISNAKPKAGEMVRVRALVEHRMESGLRLSKEGQVVPRNIIHEFKATFNSEPLFNWLPETAISQNPYIEFTFVARHSGALEMSWTDDQGAVITGQTELSISG, encoded by the coding sequence ATGAGTAAACCACGTATCTGGATCAGCAATGCCAAGCCCAAGGCGGGCGAAATGGTGCGCGTGCGCGCCCTGGTCGAACACCGCATGGAAAGTGGCCTGCGCTTAAGTAAAGAAGGCCAGGTTGTGCCGCGCAACATCATCCACGAATTCAAGGCCACCTTTAACAGCGAGCCCTTGTTCAACTGGCTTCCGGAAACAGCGATTTCCCAAAATCCGTACATTGAATTTACCTTTGTCGCGCGGCATTCCGGGGCGCTGGAGATGAGCTGGACGGACGATCAAGGTGCCGTCATTACCGGCCAGACGGAGCTGAGCATCAGCGGCTGA
- a CDS encoding NAD(P)/FAD-dependent oxidoreductase, whose amino-acid sequence MSTPLNSSRRQWLSRVGKTSVAGLALSTLPVYARSSSAHVIVVGGGFGGATAARYLKRGDPSLKVTLIEPATTFYTCPFTNLYLAGLRRFEQQGHGFDDLRAAGIDVIHDLATAVDSQAKTLTLSKGQTLSYDKLLLSPGIDFRWNTLEGYDEAASLLAPHAWKAGDQTRLLKSQLDAMPNGGTFIMVAPENPFRCPPGPYERASMVAHYFKQNKPKSKILILDAKDSFSKQGLFQDGWKQVYGDMIEWVPFSKDGKVARVDAAKLSVETEFGEIHKADVLNVIPPQKAGAIAEQAGVTNASGWVPIDPHTFESEQVKDIYVVGDATIASPMPKSGFSANTQAKLAAAAIINALSGKPAPQATLSNTCYSLIAPDYGISVGHLYAFADDKLAEASGGVSPKEASAAFRKQEAQYGEAWYAAISRDIWGTKG is encoded by the coding sequence ATGAGCACCCCCTTGAACTCCTCTCGTCGCCAATGGCTGAGCCGTGTCGGTAAAACCAGTGTGGCTGGCCTCGCCCTGAGCACCTTGCCCGTGTACGCACGCAGCAGTTCGGCCCATGTGATTGTGGTTGGTGGCGGCTTTGGCGGGGCAACGGCTGCCCGTTACTTGAAGCGTGGTGATCCGTCCCTGAAAGTGACCTTGATTGAACCGGCCACCACGTTCTACACCTGCCCCTTCACCAATCTGTATCTGGCCGGTTTGCGCCGTTTTGAACAGCAAGGCCACGGTTTCGATGATTTGCGCGCCGCCGGGATCGACGTGATTCACGACCTGGCCACCGCCGTCGACTCCCAGGCCAAGACCCTGACCCTGTCTAAGGGCCAGACGCTGTCCTACGACAAGCTGCTGCTCTCGCCTGGCATTGATTTTCGCTGGAACACGCTGGAAGGCTATGACGAGGCCGCTTCCTTGTTGGCTCCGCACGCCTGGAAAGCAGGCGATCAAACTCGTTTGCTGAAAAGCCAGCTGGATGCCATGCCCAATGGCGGCACCTTCATTATGGTAGCCCCCGAAAACCCCTTCCGCTGCCCGCCCGGCCCCTACGAGCGCGCCAGCATGGTGGCCCACTACTTCAAGCAGAACAAACCCAAATCCAAGATTCTGATTCTGGATGCCAAAGACAGCTTCTCCAAACAGGGCCTGTTTCAGGATGGCTGGAAGCAAGTCTATGGCGACATGATTGAATGGGTACCCTTCTCCAAAGACGGCAAAGTCGCCCGCGTGGATGCGGCCAAGCTAAGCGTGGAAACCGAGTTTGGCGAGATCCACAAAGCCGATGTGCTGAACGTGATCCCGCCACAAAAAGCCGGAGCCATTGCCGAGCAGGCCGGCGTCACCAACGCCAGCGGCTGGGTGCCGATTGACCCGCATACTTTCGAGTCCGAGCAGGTCAAGGACATCTATGTGGTAGGCGATGCCACCATTGCCTCGCCCATGCCCAAGTCCGGTTTCTCGGCCAATACACAAGCCAAGCTGGCTGCGGCTGCCATCATTAATGCCTTGAGCGGCAAGCCTGCGCCCCAGGCCACACTGAGCAATACCTGCTACAGTTTGATCGCTCCCGACTATGGCATTTCTGTGGGGCACTTGTACGCCTTTGCTGATGACAAGCTGGCTGAAGCGTCCGGCGGGGTCAGCCCCAAAGAAGCCAGCGCGGCCTTCCGTAAGCAGGAAGCCCAGTATGGTGAAGCCTGGTATGCCGCAATCAGTCGCGACATCTGGGGCACCAAAGGCTAA
- a CDS encoding cysteine hydrolase family protein, protein MRQILLVVDVQSCFSPPPWLIDGINALSTRLPCAALIELHDESQTPFSSQLGWCPPRSDRCLVNAKQIFIKHGYAPSPAAMEYLQQCQADRILVCGIQTDTCVLAAGFALFDAGLHPTLITDLTVGSSLDRSGELGIKLWKHHFGRTIHSRELIAERDPQ, encoded by the coding sequence ATGCGACAGATCCTGCTTGTTGTCGATGTGCAAAGCTGCTTTTCACCGCCCCCGTGGTTGATTGACGGCATTAACGCCCTGAGCACTCGCCTGCCTTGCGCGGCCTTGATTGAACTGCACGACGAGTCTCAAACGCCTTTTTCCAGCCAACTGGGCTGGTGCCCGCCGCGCAGCGACCGCTGTCTGGTCAATGCCAAGCAAATCTTCATCAAGCACGGCTACGCCCCCAGCCCGGCAGCGATGGAGTATTTGCAGCAATGTCAGGCCGATCGCATTCTGGTTTGTGGCATTCAAACCGATACCTGCGTGCTGGCCGCCGGTTTTGCCTTGTTTGATGCCGGGCTGCACCCCACCCTGATTACCGATCTGACGGTAGGCTCGTCTCTGGATCGCTCCGGCGAGTTGGGCATCAAGCTGTGGAAACATCACTTCGGGCGCACGATTCACAGCCGCGAACTGATCGCTGAACGGGATCCGCAGTAG
- a CDS encoding YeeE/YedE family protein, whose protein sequence is MNTELVLWVSLAIGLLFGIAGQLSGFCFYRGLTERWSGHNGYKLQGFALALAVALAGTQLAAGYGLISLDKVLYLNPTFSWLLVPLGGVLFGAGMTLANGCGARALVLLGQGNLRSFVVLLCLGIAAYITLTGLLAPLRMGIAQASSVTLPAVTLPEGPVRSIVIGLIVAALIAFSLLRRQDGQRLNDLLAGAFIGLLIVAGWLTTGWLGDDPFEPLPVSSLSFVAPIGESIQYAMISTGMSPRFTIMMVVGVVAGSLLSALLRRRWKLEGFESPRHMLRSMAGGALMGVGGVLALGCTIGQGLSGLSTLSATSLLAVLGIIVGARLTWARPNA, encoded by the coding sequence ATGAATACAGAACTTGTACTGTGGGTCAGCCTGGCCATTGGCCTGCTCTTTGGCATTGCCGGCCAGCTCAGTGGTTTTTGCTTTTATCGCGGCTTGACCGAGCGTTGGTCCGGGCACAACGGCTACAAGCTCCAGGGTTTTGCTCTGGCGCTGGCCGTCGCCCTGGCCGGGACACAACTGGCGGCGGGCTACGGGCTGATCAGTCTGGACAAGGTTTTGTACCTGAACCCCACTTTCTCCTGGCTGCTGGTGCCGCTTGGAGGTGTGCTCTTTGGGGCAGGCATGACCCTGGCCAATGGCTGCGGCGCCCGTGCGCTGGTTCTGCTGGGACAAGGCAATCTGCGCTCCTTTGTCGTCCTGCTTTGTCTGGGCATCGCCGCCTATATCACCTTGACGGGCCTGCTGGCACCACTGCGCATGGGTATCGCCCAAGCCAGCAGTGTCACCCTGCCTGCGGTCACTCTGCCCGAAGGCCCCGTCCGCTCTATTGTGATTGGCCTCATTGTCGCCGCCCTGATCGCTTTTTCCCTGCTGCGCCGACAGGACGGCCAACGTCTGAATGACCTGCTGGCCGGAGCATTCATAGGACTGCTGATTGTGGCAGGCTGGCTGACCACGGGCTGGCTGGGCGATGATCCCTTCGAGCCTTTACCCGTCAGTTCGCTAAGCTTTGTCGCCCCGATTGGTGAAAGTATTCAATACGCCATGATCTCCACCGGCATGAGCCCGCGCTTTACCATCATGATGGTGGTGGGTGTGGTGGCCGGTTCCTTGCTAAGCGCCCTGCTGCGTCGCCGCTGGAAGCTGGAAGGCTTTGAGTCACCCCGCCACATGCTGCGCTCCATGGCAGGCGGTGCCTTGATGGGCGTAGGCGGCGTGCTGGCCCTGGGCTGCACCATAGGCCAGGGTTTAAGCGGCCTGTCCACCTTGTCAGCCACCTCTTTGCTGGCGGTGCTGGGCATTATCGTCGGTGCCCGCCTGACCTGGGCCCGCCCAAACGCCTGA
- a CDS encoding FAD-dependent oxidoreductase, which produces MNRRNFLLATPAAALGTLVLPSTSLSAPAIITNTSQILPRHTKGPRIVICGGGWGGMTAAKYLSKLVPQAQVVLIERNPTFWSGPMSNKWLIDIVNTDFLNHDMLAPSIKYGYSLVHAEVTAIERDKKTVRTTQGALEYDYLILSGGIRNAYDAWFGNDTYAAEYTRQHFPNAYIPNAEMFALKNKLKAFKGGTIVMTLPPPPHRCPPSPYERACLMAWHIKTNKIPGKIIILDPKPTIAPIGEGYRAAFQELYPDIITHVPNARVREVDPFKKHIKTTAGDFDFDDAVLMPPHQAADMVWNAGLVGTGPDGKPTGWANIDPRLFTARDDDHVYVVGDSMGFISDQFGHYPKSAHVAHAVAKIVSQNLAERIAGKEVVPVLPDNLCYMMVNGDPQEEISVKFEYELDASGKVLQTQIDMDVRTSDLVQEDFQWIQSRFNDFL; this is translated from the coding sequence ATGAATCGTAGAAATTTCCTGCTGGCCACCCCAGCCGCCGCACTCGGAACACTCGTTCTTCCATCCACCAGCCTCTCGGCCCCCGCCATCATCACCAACACCAGCCAGATTCTGCCGCGCCACACCAAGGGCCCGCGCATTGTCATTTGTGGTGGCGGCTGGGGCGGCATGACTGCGGCCAAATACCTGTCCAAACTGGTGCCCCAGGCGCAAGTGGTGTTGATCGAGCGCAACCCCACGTTCTGGTCTGGCCCCATGAGCAACAAGTGGCTGATTGACATCGTCAACACCGATTTCCTGAACCACGACATGCTGGCACCGTCCATCAAGTACGGCTACAGCCTGGTGCATGCCGAAGTCACCGCCATCGAGCGCGACAAGAAAACCGTGCGCACCACCCAGGGTGCGCTGGAATACGATTACCTGATTCTGTCGGGCGGCATACGCAACGCCTACGATGCCTGGTTTGGCAATGACACTTACGCGGCGGAATACACCCGCCAGCACTTTCCCAACGCCTACATCCCGAATGCCGAGATGTTTGCCTTGAAGAACAAGCTCAAAGCCTTCAAGGGCGGCACCATTGTGATGACGCTGCCCCCGCCACCGCATCGCTGCCCGCCCTCGCCCTACGAGCGCGCCTGTTTGATGGCCTGGCATATCAAGACCAACAAGATTCCGGGCAAGATTATTATTCTGGACCCCAAACCCACCATCGCCCCCATTGGCGAAGGGTATCGCGCGGCCTTCCAGGAGCTGTACCCGGACATCATCACCCACGTACCCAATGCCCGTGTACGCGAGGTAGATCCCTTCAAGAAGCACATCAAGACCACCGCCGGCGACTTTGATTTTGACGACGCGGTGCTGATGCCCCCGCACCAGGCTGCCGATATGGTCTGGAATGCAGGTCTGGTCGGTACAGGCCCCGATGGCAAACCCACGGGCTGGGCCAATATTGACCCGCGCCTGTTCACCGCCCGCGACGACGACCATGTTTACGTGGTGGGGGACTCCATGGGCTTTATTTCCGACCAGTTCGGCCACTACCCCAAGAGTGCCCACGTGGCACACGCCGTAGCCAAGATTGTTTCCCAAAACCTGGCCGAACGTATCGCGGGCAAGGAAGTGGTGCCCGTCCTGCCCGACAACCTGTGCTACATGATGGTCAATGGGGATCCGCAAGAAGAAATCTCGGTCAAATTTGAATACGAGCTGGACGCAAGCGGCAAGGTTCTGCAAACCCAGATCGATATGGATGTCCGTACCTCCGACCTTGTTCAAGAAGATTTTCAGTGGATCCAGAGCCGTTTCAATGACTTCCTCTAA
- a CDS encoding PepSY-associated TM helix domain-containing protein, which translates to MKESFRQCMAWLHTWVGLVVGWILFFVFVTGTAGYVDDEITRWMEPERPLPMQVLPEQSSQMLDQALTQLHAHAPADSKAWIITLPHQALNPRATQGLSIAWEAMSQPGQRGRRGGEELDPVTGQIQPEAEPRATAGGTGLYRMHYALHYMPYTVAIWLVGICTMLMLLAVITGVVTHKKIFTDFFTFRPGKGQRSWLDAHNIVSVMSLPFFLMITYTGLIFFMSFYMPTGREIMYGATEEGRQAYFQEIRQQKHDFLPVSMPQAPLSAMMQHAEQAWGKNSIASVHITHPADSQAYVELRRTGVTGVYWTRAETLRFNAADGSAMEPDKTSNITGDTHRVLLALHEGAFAEWWLRWLYVVSGLLGCAVIGTGLVLWTVKRRTQHQKRRTKATALSVSEHLDAAGLRLVEILNAGTLAGLPLGLAAYFWANRLLPINMADRAAWEFHALFLVWGWTFLYACWRPLKRAWLELLCLTAAAYALIPVLNLLTTNRHLGITVPHGDWGLAGFDLSMLGLAAIFIYITVKMKRKWSIATLPKKAATSANVLTAGVNG; encoded by the coding sequence GTGAAAGAGTCATTTCGCCAATGTATGGCATGGCTGCATACCTGGGTCGGTCTAGTGGTGGGCTGGATCCTGTTTTTTGTCTTTGTCACCGGCACGGCAGGCTATGTAGACGATGAAATCACCCGTTGGATGGAGCCGGAACGCCCTTTGCCCATGCAAGTCCTGCCCGAGCAATCCAGCCAGATGCTGGATCAGGCCCTGACGCAGCTACACGCGCATGCCCCGGCAGACTCCAAAGCCTGGATCATTACTTTGCCGCATCAAGCCCTGAACCCGCGTGCCACGCAAGGGCTGTCCATTGCCTGGGAGGCCATGTCCCAACCCGGTCAACGCGGCCGTCGCGGGGGCGAAGAGCTGGATCCTGTCACCGGCCAGATTCAGCCAGAAGCGGAACCCCGCGCCACCGCCGGTGGCACTGGCCTGTATCGCATGCACTACGCGCTGCACTATATGCCGTACACCGTTGCTATCTGGCTGGTCGGTATCTGCACCATGCTGATGCTGCTGGCCGTCATTACGGGGGTGGTAACGCACAAAAAAATCTTTACCGACTTCTTCACCTTCAGACCCGGCAAGGGGCAGCGTTCCTGGCTGGACGCACACAATATCGTCAGCGTGATGTCCCTGCCCTTTTTCCTGATGATTACCTACACGGGTCTGATCTTTTTCATGTCCTTCTATATGCCGACCGGACGAGAAATCATGTACGGCGCAACAGAGGAAGGACGACAGGCTTACTTCCAGGAGATTCGCCAGCAAAAACATGACTTCCTGCCGGTAAGCATGCCGCAGGCCCCTTTAAGCGCGATGATGCAGCACGCAGAACAAGCCTGGGGCAAGAACAGCATTGCCTCGGTACACATTACGCATCCGGCAGATAGCCAAGCTTATGTAGAACTGCGCCGCACCGGCGTGACGGGCGTGTACTGGACCCGTGCCGAAACCCTGCGCTTTAACGCTGCCGACGGCAGTGCCATGGAGCCGGACAAGACAAGCAATATCACCGGAGACACACACCGCGTGCTGCTGGCCCTGCACGAAGGTGCGTTTGCCGAATGGTGGTTGCGCTGGCTATATGTGGTTTCTGGTTTGCTGGGCTGCGCCGTTATTGGAACGGGTCTGGTGCTGTGGACCGTAAAACGTCGCACCCAACATCAAAAACGCAGGACCAAAGCCACCGCACTGAGCGTATCCGAGCACCTTGATGCAGCAGGCCTGCGTTTGGTGGAAATTCTGAATGCCGGAACCCTGGCCGGTTTGCCGCTCGGTCTGGCCGCCTACTTCTGGGCCAACCGCCTCCTGCCTATCAATATGGCCGACCGCGCCGCCTGGGAATTTCATGCGCTGTTTCTGGTTTGGGGCTGGACCTTCCTATATGCCTGCTGGCGCCCCTTGAAGCGCGCCTGGTTGGAACTGCTCTGCCTGACAGCCGCCGCCTACGCCCTGATTCCCGTTCTGAACCTGCTGACGACCAACCGCCACTTAGGCATTACCGTCCCCCATGGGGACTGGGGCTTGGCAGGCTTTGACCTGAGCATGCTCGGCCTGGCTGCCATCTTTATCTATATCACCGTAAAAATGAAACGCAAATGGTCTATTGCCACGCTGCCTAAAAAAGCCGCCACCTCGGCCAACGTGCTCACTGCAGGAGTGAACGGATGA
- a CDS encoding DUF3649 domain-containing protein codes for MSGLTPRYRLQVLSRIVAAAVGGYALAATVTVLLTLLWPLPKVQAVLAANMLSFIWYAIAVMWVFSTKSATRAWVGMVLPTAFIALLCLLVMPAGVQP; via the coding sequence ATGAGTGGACTGACTCCTCGCTACCGCCTGCAAGTACTGTCGCGCATTGTGGCGGCGGCTGTCGGCGGCTACGCCTTGGCAGCCACAGTCACCGTATTGCTGACCCTGCTCTGGCCTCTGCCCAAAGTCCAGGCTGTCCTGGCGGCCAATATGCTGAGCTTTATCTGGTATGCCATCGCCGTCATGTGGGTGTTCAGCACCAAAAGCGCCACCCGCGCCTGGGTGGGCATGGTGCTGCCTACCGCTTTCATCGCCTTGCTCTGCTTGCTGGTGATGCCCGCAGGAGTGCAGCCATGA
- a CDS encoding c-type cytochrome: MSLSLVGRLLIAPAMLVASSATAPAWASSTLDIKTVANSCANCHGPDGRSTTLIPSLAGRPEATLLEQLRAFASDTSPAGTTIMSRLVKGYQDADLEALARHFSEIPSTPRSVAQGR; encoded by the coding sequence ATGTCCCTCTCTCTGGTAGGTCGTCTCCTTATTGCCCCCGCCATGTTAGTGGCCAGCAGCGCCACCGCACCGGCCTGGGCCAGCTCCACACTGGACATCAAAACGGTGGCCAACTCCTGTGCGAACTGTCACGGCCCGGATGGGCGTTCCACGACCCTTATTCCCTCGCTGGCAGGCCGTCCCGAAGCTACCTTGCTGGAACAGTTGCGCGCCTTTGCCTCGGACACCTCCCCAGCGGGCACCACCATCATGAGTCGTCTGGTCAAAGGCTACCAGGACGCAGATCTGGAGGCACTGGCCCGCCACTTCTCTGAAATCCCCTCCACCCCACGCAGCGTTGCGCAAGGACGTTAA
- a CDS encoding thiosulfate oxidation carrier protein SoxY, with translation MTSSKLPSRFVRRRQLVLGSAAGLGAAWLPLNLQAQVAFDQLLKPATAAQVQAIVDEFLKGASPQDKGMKLEMPVLGDNPAAVPVKVVLDLPASDKVYCQELIVLAQGNPHPLACRFNFTALAGTTEVAVRLRLIETQTIRALARLSDGRVLSAQHHITVTAGGCGM, from the coding sequence ATGACTTCCTCTAAGCTTCCCTCCCGTTTTGTCCGCCGCCGCCAGCTTGTGCTGGGCAGTGCGGCTGGGCTAGGCGCCGCCTGGCTACCCCTCAATCTGCAGGCGCAAGTCGCTTTTGATCAATTGCTGAAACCGGCCACTGCGGCCCAAGTGCAAGCCATTGTGGACGAGTTCCTGAAAGGCGCTAGTCCACAGGACAAAGGCATGAAGCTGGAGATGCCCGTTCTGGGCGACAACCCCGCTGCCGTGCCAGTCAAAGTGGTGCTGGACTTGCCCGCAAGCGACAAGGTGTACTGCCAGGAGCTGATCGTTCTGGCCCAGGGCAACCCGCATCCGCTGGCCTGTCGCTTCAACTTCACGGCCCTGGCCGGAACCACGGAAGTGGCCGTTCGTCTGCGTCTGATTGAAACCCAAACCATCCGCGCCCTGGCACGGTTAAGCGATGGCCGCGTCCTGAGCGCCCAGCATCACATCACTGTGACGGCTGGTGGCTGCGGCATGTAA
- a CDS encoding DUF3325 domain-containing protein: protein MSNTSLWLNLAVFISSLAGFICLALASDRQGEFLLHRTPSEKERRLFRLFGWPLLVLALALCWQGWGWSIGTVAWLGWLTMAGAGLSFYLPWWPWQEKKPVRTRPAAVAKTAPQETEAGKTELASRGALPGKTGVTTATATSGSTARTSPPNPGITSTATSWFSARNWIFASSLLAIPAAFMIYLTQQSPEPVFSNNALQGQIGPWSFVLAETDNKAPISGPTGTHRKAFQIRFCQACDPHIRRAYLQASQSEPMPSPRQAFGSTRWTRTVEIAIPPDSEVEHQLWLSVEAKNGDIYHQAFDFHQVSPATAAFIQQKP from the coding sequence ATGAGCAATACCAGTCTGTGGTTGAATCTGGCCGTTTTTATCAGCAGTCTGGCAGGCTTTATCTGCCTGGCTTTGGCCAGCGATCGCCAGGGTGAGTTTCTGCTGCATCGCACGCCCAGCGAAAAAGAAAGGCGTCTCTTTCGTCTGTTCGGCTGGCCTTTACTGGTCTTGGCTTTAGCCCTGTGCTGGCAAGGCTGGGGCTGGAGCATCGGCACGGTTGCCTGGCTGGGCTGGTTGACCATGGCCGGAGCCGGTCTGAGCTTTTACCTACCTTGGTGGCCCTGGCAGGAGAAAAAGCCGGTGCGAACCAGACCCGCCGCGGTCGCCAAAACAGCGCCTCAAGAAACTGAGGCAGGTAAAACTGAATTGGCCTCACGTGGCGCTCTACCTGGAAAAACTGGAGTGACGACTGCGACAGCAACGTCGGGGAGCACTGCGCGTACATCACCCCCTAACCCTGGCATAACCTCGACAGCAACATCATGGTTTTCTGCTCGTAACTGGATCTTTGCCAGCAGCCTTCTGGCCATCCCTGCCGCCTTCATGATTTATCTGACGCAGCAAAGCCCGGAGCCCGTATTTAGCAATAATGCCCTGCAAGGTCAGATTGGCCCCTGGTCATTTGTCCTGGCTGAAACGGATAACAAGGCCCCCATCAGCGGCCCCACCGGCACCCATCGCAAAGCGTTCCAGATTCGCTTTTGCCAAGCCTGCGACCCGCATATACGCCGCGCTTATCTGCAAGCTAGCCAGTCCGAACCTATGCCCTCGCCTCGTCAGGCTTTTGGCAGCACGCGCTGGACACGAACGGTAGAAATTGCCATCCCGCCCGATAGCGAGGTCGAGCATCAACTATGGCTAAGTGTGGAAGCGAAAAACGGAGATATTTACCATCAGGCTTTTGATTTCCACCAGGTATCACCCGCAACAGCGGCTTTCATTCAGCAAAAACCGTAA